In one window of Microscilla marina ATCC 23134 DNA:
- a CDS encoding lysylphosphatidylglycerol synthase transmembrane domain-containing protein — MKKTLFNIFFLVLGVALLWLAFKEQNFTLIAQELRKVNYSWSIPVLGVSLLGQASRAMRWKLLLDPLKIDQNKPVSVVNVWWALMFGYFVNLGVPRLGEVSRCVAVRRSENIGFEATVGTVVAERAIDVFCLFLLVVFTFFFQFDIAADFLRQYIFAPLEQSLRQKQNVLYILAAAGGCFLLLLGLLWRVLIKRRWFLKIRKFMVEVLKGLMSIRYMRRPWAFLGHTLFIWFCYFLMTYCWFFSMPATQSLGIQGGLFLLVLGSIGKSVPIQGGGMGAYHFLVTKGLSLSPFLIAATPALTLATVIHLTQVLFSLLVGAIAAVVVLYQNRWQR; from the coding sequence ATGAAAAAAACACTCTTCAATATTTTCTTCCTGGTGTTAGGGGTTGCCTTGCTTTGGTTGGCATTTAAGGAGCAAAACTTTACACTGATTGCCCAAGAGCTGCGCAAGGTAAACTATAGCTGGAGCATACCAGTGTTGGGGGTGTCGTTATTGGGGCAGGCGAGCCGGGCAATGCGTTGGAAATTGCTGCTTGATCCGCTCAAAATAGACCAAAACAAGCCTGTATCGGTGGTGAATGTATGGTGGGCGCTTATGTTTGGTTACTTTGTTAATCTGGGCGTGCCTCGTTTGGGCGAGGTGTCGAGGTGTGTGGCAGTACGGCGCAGCGAAAATATTGGGTTCGAAGCCACCGTGGGTACAGTAGTGGCGGAGCGTGCTATAGATGTTTTTTGTTTGTTTCTATTGGTTGTATTCACTTTTTTTTTCCAGTTCGACATTGCCGCAGATTTTCTTCGGCAATATATTTTTGCTCCGCTTGAACAGTCATTGCGACAAAAACAAAATGTGCTATACATATTAGCAGCCGCCGGGGGGTGTTTTTTACTTTTATTGGGGCTGTTGTGGCGGGTGCTTATTAAGCGGCGCTGGTTTTTGAAAATACGCAAGTTTATGGTAGAAGTGCTCAAAGGTTTGATGAGTATTCGCTATATGCGTCGTCCCTGGGCGTTTTTGGGGCACACCCTATTTATTTGGTTTTGTTACTTTCTGATGACCTATTGCTGGTTTTTTTCTATGCCTGCCACCCAATCATTGGGTATCCAGGGAGGCTTGTTTTTGTTGGTATTGGGTAGTATAGGCAAGTCGGTGCCCATACAAGGTGGGGGCATGGGTGCCTACCACTTTCTGGTGACCAAAGGTTTGAGTTTATCTCCTTTCTTGATTGCTGCCACCCCAGCACTCACCTTGGCCACTGTCATCCATCTTACCCAAGTGCTGTTTTCTTTGTTGGTAGGTGCCATTGCTGCAGTAGTAGTACTCTACCAAAACCGCTGGCAACGTTAG
- a CDS encoding tetratricopeptide repeat protein, which yields MSIFRLCIVVHMLLWALPCGWAQNSLKVDSLQKALKKNISQKERVNTYNLIAYQYRSADSTLVAYYTNEAIQLAEKIPYPEGIADAYYHLGWISMQKGHYEAAAQLYKQGLKIARTNNYYKGIGDAYNGLGGVYFYQGNYAQTLQWFQKSLDAKTKVGDKKGMAATYNNMGEIYRRKGKYPKALEFLGKSYEMNSQIGEKRGMALALNNTGEVHQQQGNYPTALEFFQRSLRISLQTENQRIMALNYNNIGLIYRSRGNDSKALEFFEKALRINTHTGDKRAIAGNYNNKGLIFQYEGKYDKALHFFEKALKVNRQIGHQSGVANGFLYLGRLALKQQQPEKAQKYFEKALALQQQIGQQGRSAEVWIDLGVGHYIAQEYAQAEACLTKGVALATQLGNPRIVKDGAEYLAKTYEATQKPWLAYKNLVLFKKMTDSLFNSDNIKKMAQLEYKHTLEKRADSLQMAQAQKQKLAQAAQEKTQMFYNFTFGGLLATLIIGFLVFYYNKQRSNNQKLSEANQAVKQQQEELQTQHNYLEQAYQSIQLLTDIGQEITASLDLDEVLTAIYRHINELMDVTNFGIGLYEPHNDRIIFKLTIVHGKRNQRYPVNTTNKNQLVVWCVENSQPIKMGNVLQEYQKYIADIDTEKDRLQNYLMVELPQSVMYIPLIIQQKTIGVIAVHSYNKNAYSDYHLDLLKNLSLYVAIAVDNAQVYQQLDRKNHDIMESIRYAQRIQQATLPLDSVMQKYLPEHFVLFRPCNVVSGDFYWCEKDRNRVFLVAADCTGHGVPGAFMTMLGVQALSHIIVQSKIHTPDLILFCLDGILRQILKSENTMLREGMDMSLCVIDQEKQILYFAGAKNPLIVVQNGEINEIKGDVYSINGHRQDNDGIEFTTHAIDISVPTTFYMYSDGFQSQFGGEEGKKFMKKRFRELLLETSAYAMPEQKRVLNRALNEWMQVSAPGGPGNHEQIDDILVIGVRADVEA from the coding sequence ATGAGTATATTTAGACTATGTATTGTTGTACACATGCTTTTATGGGCACTGCCTTGTGGGTGGGCGCAAAATAGTCTAAAAGTTGATTCTTTGCAGAAAGCACTCAAGAAAAATATTTCTCAAAAAGAAAGGGTCAATACTTATAACCTGATTGCCTACCAATACCGCAGCGCTGACTCTACCTTGGTGGCTTATTACACCAACGAAGCCATTCAGTTGGCAGAGAAAATACCTTACCCTGAGGGCATAGCCGATGCCTATTATCACTTAGGGTGGATTAGTATGCAAAAAGGCCATTATGAGGCCGCTGCTCAACTTTATAAGCAAGGCTTGAAAATAGCGCGCACCAACAATTATTACAAGGGAATAGGAGATGCCTACAATGGTTTAGGGGGAGTGTATTTCTATCAGGGAAACTATGCGCAAACGTTGCAATGGTTTCAGAAATCGCTGGATGCCAAGACAAAGGTAGGAGATAAAAAAGGAATGGCAGCTACCTACAACAACATGGGAGAAATTTATCGCCGGAAAGGTAAGTACCCTAAAGCGCTGGAGTTTTTGGGTAAGTCTTATGAGATGAACAGCCAAATAGGAGAAAAAAGGGGGATGGCGCTGGCCCTAAACAATACAGGAGAAGTACATCAACAACAAGGGAATTACCCCACTGCTTTAGAGTTTTTTCAGAGGTCGTTGAGAATCAGCCTCCAAACCGAAAACCAACGAATAATGGCGCTCAACTACAACAACATTGGGTTGATTTATCGTAGCAGAGGAAACGACAGCAAGGCACTGGAGTTTTTTGAAAAAGCCCTGAGAATAAATACCCATACGGGAGACAAAAGAGCCATTGCCGGCAATTATAACAACAAAGGGTTGATCTTTCAATACGAAGGCAAGTATGACAAAGCGCTTCATTTTTTTGAAAAAGCACTGAAAGTAAACCGACAAATAGGGCACCAAAGCGGCGTGGCTAATGGTTTTCTGTACTTGGGCAGGCTTGCCCTAAAGCAACAGCAACCCGAAAAAGCACAAAAATATTTTGAAAAGGCGCTTGCCTTACAACAACAAATAGGGCAACAGGGAAGGTCAGCGGAAGTATGGATAGACCTGGGCGTTGGTCATTATATAGCGCAAGAATATGCTCAGGCAGAGGCTTGTTTGACAAAAGGGGTAGCATTGGCTACTCAACTGGGCAACCCACGCATTGTAAAAGATGGGGCAGAGTACCTTGCCAAAACTTACGAAGCAACTCAAAAACCTTGGCTTGCCTACAAAAACCTGGTGCTGTTTAAGAAAATGACCGACAGCTTGTTTAACTCTGACAATATAAAAAAAATGGCGCAGCTGGAGTACAAGCACACGCTGGAAAAAAGAGCCGACTCGCTACAAATGGCACAAGCCCAAAAACAAAAGCTGGCACAAGCTGCCCAGGAAAAAACACAGATGTTTTATAACTTTACTTTTGGCGGGTTACTGGCTACATTGATCATTGGTTTTTTAGTGTTTTATTACAACAAACAACGCAGTAATAACCAAAAGCTAAGTGAGGCAAATCAGGCGGTCAAACAACAACAAGAGGAGCTGCAAACTCAACACAACTACTTAGAGCAAGCCTATCAGAGCATCCAGTTGCTCACCGATATAGGGCAAGAAATTACTGCTTCGCTCGATCTTGACGAGGTGCTTACTGCTATCTATCGTCATATCAATGAATTAATGGATGTGACCAACTTTGGCATTGGGTTGTATGAGCCTCACAACGACCGCATTATTTTTAAACTGACCATTGTACACGGCAAGCGTAACCAACGCTACCCAGTGAACACTACCAACAAAAACCAGTTGGTAGTATGGTGTGTAGAAAACAGCCAACCAATAAAGATGGGGAATGTGCTGCAGGAGTACCAAAAGTATATAGCAGACATTGATACAGAAAAAGACCGTTTGCAAAACTACCTGATGGTAGAATTGCCCCAGTCGGTCATGTATATTCCTTTGATTATACAACAAAAAACTATAGGAGTCATTGCAGTACACAGTTATAACAAAAATGCCTATAGTGATTATCATCTCGACTTACTCAAAAACTTGTCTCTCTACGTAGCCATTGCTGTAGACAATGCCCAGGTATACCAACAACTCGACCGAAAAAACCACGATATAATGGAGAGCATAAGGTATGCACAAAGAATACAACAAGCTACTTTGCCACTTGACAGTGTAATGCAAAAATACCTGCCTGAACATTTTGTTTTATTTCGCCCTTGCAATGTGGTGTCAGGCGATTTTTATTGGTGCGAAAAAGATAGAAACCGGGTTTTTCTGGTAGCAGCTGACTGTACCGGACACGGGGTGCCAGGTGCCTTTATGACTATGTTGGGGGTGCAGGCTTTGAGCCACATTATTGTACAAAGTAAAATACATACCCCCGATTTGATCTTGTTTTGTTTGGATGGTATACTGAGGCAAATACTTAAGAGCGAAAATACGATGTTGCGCGAAGGAATGGATATGTCTTTGTGTGTCATCGACCAGGAAAAGCAAATACTGTATTTTGCCGGAGCCAAAAACCCTTTGATAGTAGTACAGAATGGCGAAATAAACGAAATAAAAGGAGACGTGTACAGCATCAATGGGCATCGACAAGACAATGATGGCATTGAGTTTACCACCCACGCCATCGATATATCTGTCCCTACTACTTTTTATATGTATTCAGATGGTTTTCAGAGTCAGTTTGGAGGAGAAGAGGGCAAAAAGTTTATGAAAAAACGCTTTCGCGAATTGTTGCTTGAGACTTCTGCTTATGCTATGCCCGAACAAAAACGTGTGTTGAACCGTGCCCTCAACGAATGGATGCAAGTATCTGCTCCGGGCGGACCTGGTAATCACGAACAAATTGACGATATTCTGGTAATAGGGGTAAGGGCTGATGTAGAGGCATAA
- a CDS encoding aminotransferase class V-fold PLP-dependent enzyme, which produces MINIQKVRADFPLISQGAQKKVPLAYLDNAATTQKPVSVINSINTFYETGNANIHRGIYDLAQQATQNYEIARTKVKNLLHAANAHEVVFTRGTTESINLVMQAFLAPRLRPNDEVVVSAMEHHSNLVPWQVLCKQCGARLRIAPINDKGEVLLDEYAQMLTEKTKMVALVHISNTLGTVNPIDEMTALAKKQQIPVLIDGAQSVSHRAINVQALNCDFFVFSGHKMYAPTGIGVLYGKAVHLEAMLPYQYGGEMIQTVTYEQSTFNRIPQKFEAGTPNIAGAIALGVAIDYIQTLGLPNIDAHLKQLLEYATQKLSAIDGVKIVGTASEKSSIISFLLDEVHPHDIGTILNESGVAIRAGHHCTMPLMRRLGVPGTARASFGVYNTLAEVDQLVEALLKVQKIFKSL; this is translated from the coding sequence ATGATAAATATCCAAAAGGTACGCGCCGATTTTCCCTTGATTAGTCAGGGAGCACAAAAAAAAGTACCACTGGCTTACCTCGACAATGCTGCCACCACCCAAAAACCTGTGTCAGTAATCAACAGTATCAATACGTTTTATGAGACAGGCAATGCCAATATTCACCGGGGCATTTATGACCTTGCCCAACAAGCCACCCAAAACTACGAAATTGCCCGAACCAAAGTAAAAAACTTGCTCCATGCTGCAAATGCTCACGAGGTAGTTTTTACCCGTGGTACTACCGAAAGTATAAACCTGGTGATGCAGGCTTTTTTGGCACCTCGGCTACGGCCAAACGACGAGGTGGTAGTGTCGGCAATGGAGCATCACTCAAACCTGGTACCCTGGCAAGTACTGTGTAAGCAGTGCGGGGCACGCTTACGCATTGCACCCATCAACGATAAGGGAGAGGTATTGCTGGACGAATATGCCCAAATGCTGACCGAAAAAACTAAAATGGTGGCGTTGGTGCATATTTCCAATACCTTGGGCACTGTAAACCCTATAGATGAAATGACCGCTTTGGCAAAAAAACAGCAAATACCAGTGTTGATTGATGGGGCACAAAGTGTGTCGCATCGAGCGATCAATGTACAAGCGTTGAACTGTGATTTTTTTGTGTTTTCGGGGCATAAAATGTACGCCCCCACTGGCATAGGGGTGTTGTATGGCAAGGCTGTGCATCTTGAGGCCATGTTGCCTTACCAATATGGGGGCGAAATGATTCAAACAGTAACTTATGAACAAAGTACTTTCAATCGAATTCCTCAGAAATTTGAAGCAGGCACCCCCAATATTGCCGGAGCCATTGCGCTGGGTGTTGCTATAGACTATATTCAAACTTTGGGTTTACCTAATATAGATGCACACCTGAAGCAATTGCTGGAGTATGCTACCCAAAAACTCAGCGCAATCGATGGTGTAAAAATCGTAGGGACTGCTTCGGAAAAAAGTAGTATTATTTCTTTTTTGCTCGATGAGGTACATCCTCACGACATAGGCACTATTTTGAACGAGTCGGGGGTGGCCATTCGTGCCGGACACCATTGTACTATGCCATTGATGCGTCGCTTGGGCGTGCCAGGTACAGCAAGGGCATCTTTTGGGGTATATAACACTTTGGCTGAGGTAGATCAATTGGTAGAAGCCCTTCTAAAGGTACAGAAAATCTTTAAAAGCCTGTGA
- a CDS encoding sodium-dependent bicarbonate transport family permease, whose protein sequence is MDLSLLIDNLTNPALLFFFLGIIAVKLKSDLEIPANSSKFISLYLLFSIGFKGGQELSHSPLNGEILFSLLFGVLLALVVPIYSFFILRKRIGVDNAGAIAAAYGSVSAVTFVTAISFLETQGMEFGGQMVAVMALMEAPSIIIGVLLMRLFRKRNSDNETSFKQVLRHAVTNGSVLLIIGSLIIGFLASEKQAEGIKPFTTDIFKGFLAVFLLDMGITSGKKLSSFLDQGWLPLLFALIMPIFNGCTVAIVSKVVTQSHGNQFLFAILAASASYIAVPAAMKLAAPKANPGLYIPMALAITFPLNITLGMPLYLSIIQAF, encoded by the coding sequence ATGGATCTTAGCTTGCTGATTGACAATTTGACTAATCCAGCACTTTTGTTTTTCTTTCTTGGAATTATAGCAGTAAAACTAAAGAGTGACCTGGAGATTCCGGCAAACTCGTCTAAATTTATCTCCTTGTACCTGCTGTTTTCTATTGGTTTCAAGGGAGGGCAAGAGCTGTCGCATAGTCCGCTCAATGGCGAAATACTCTTTTCTTTACTCTTTGGGGTGTTACTGGCACTGGTAGTGCCCATTTACTCATTCTTTATTTTGCGTAAGCGCATAGGCGTAGACAATGCTGGAGCTATAGCAGCTGCTTATGGTTCGGTAAGTGCCGTTACTTTTGTTACGGCCATTTCATTTCTCGAAACCCAAGGCATGGAGTTTGGTGGACAAATGGTGGCTGTAATGGCATTGATGGAAGCGCCTTCTATTATTATTGGGGTATTGCTCATGCGTTTGTTTCGCAAGCGTAACAGCGATAACGAAACCTCCTTTAAACAAGTATTGCGACACGCAGTTACCAACGGCAGTGTATTGCTCATTATAGGTAGTTTGATCATTGGATTTTTGGCAAGCGAAAAGCAGGCAGAGGGTATCAAGCCTTTTACTACCGATATTTTCAAGGGTTTTCTTGCGGTATTTTTGTTAGATATGGGAATCACCAGTGGTAAAAAACTTTCTTCTTTTTTAGACCAAGGTTGGTTGCCACTATTATTTGCATTGATTATGCCTATTTTCAACGGGTGCACAGTAGCCATTGTAAGTAAGGTAGTGACCCAAAGCCACGGTAACCAGTTTTTATTTGCTATTTTAGCAGCCAGTGCTTCTTATATAGCGGTACCTGCGGCCATGAAGTTAGCTGCTCCTAAAGCCAATCCGGGGTTGTATATACCCATGGCGCTGGCCATTACTTTCCCGCTGAATATTACGCTGGGAATGCCACTTTACCTGAGTATTATCCAGGCATTTTAG
- a CDS encoding DUF4328 domain-containing protein — protein sequence MTKKRRLLKTRLLSGYLLFALWLSSAFKVLVIILMAWSLLVVSYFGFSSEIAITPDTKEIEKKYSDEGIMFSLFFTMHLAVLITLWIYRIYKNLRTQGISTKYSPKWATFSFFILGVNFFVPYRVMQEIWVKTQHIGLAKEKVDYIPRSSTLVVVWGVTWVLYVIILTAACVPPMFGIKYQFGFGALFIIPVMINNIFILSTTLDITLLAFITQIRRFEKKAMQRIKALEAQQQDQA from the coding sequence ATGACAAAGAAAAGACGTTTGCTCAAAACCCGGTTGCTGTCTGGCTACCTACTATTCGCCTTATGGTTGTCATCTGCCTTTAAGGTACTGGTAATTATCCTGATGGCTTGGTCTCTTCTAGTAGTTAGTTATTTTGGCTTTAGTAGCGAAATAGCGATCACACCAGATACTAAAGAGATAGAAAAGAAGTACTCTGATGAAGGGATTATGTTTTCCTTGTTTTTTACAATGCACCTGGCAGTTTTAATAACGCTATGGATTTATCGCATCTACAAAAACCTGCGTACGCAGGGGATAAGCACTAAATATTCGCCAAAGTGGGCTACTTTCTCTTTTTTTATATTGGGAGTTAACTTTTTTGTCCCTTATCGAGTTATGCAGGAAATTTGGGTAAAAACCCAACACATAGGATTAGCAAAGGAAAAAGTGGATTACATACCTCGTAGTAGTACTTTAGTAGTAGTTTGGGGAGTTACATGGGTGTTGTATGTCATCATATTAACTGCTGCTTGTGTACCACCTATGTTTGGCATAAAATACCAGTTTGGTTTTGGCGCCCTCTTTATTATACCAGTTATGATCAATAATATATTCATACTTTCAACAACCCTAGATATTACTTTGTTGGCATTTATTACCCAAATAAGGAGATTTGAAAAAAAAGCGATGCAACGTATCAAAGCATTGGAAGCCCAACAACAAGATCAAGCGTAA
- a CDS encoding carbonic anhydrase, producing MANTFNELLKGNEIWVKSTTESTPDLFDSMAEGQHPQFLWIGCADSRVPAEEITNSLPGSIFVQRNVANMVVHTDYNLLSVVNYAVKALHVKHIIICGHYGCGGVKAAMSNDSYGLLDNWIVHIKNVYQIHQQELEAIEDLVEREHRFIELNVKEQVNNVSKLSFIQEEWKQGEFPYIHGWVFNIENGKLQNLNHTVNTTDHLDPVFKYK from the coding sequence ATGGCGAATACCTTTAATGAATTATTGAAAGGAAACGAAATTTGGGTAAAAAGTACGACAGAGTCTACTCCCGATTTGTTCGACAGTATGGCAGAGGGGCAACACCCCCAGTTTTTATGGATTGGTTGTGCAGATAGCCGCGTCCCTGCCGAAGAGATTACTAACTCACTGCCAGGGTCTATTTTTGTACAACGCAATGTGGCAAATATGGTAGTGCATACAGACTATAATTTACTAAGCGTGGTAAACTATGCAGTAAAAGCACTTCACGTAAAACACATTATTATTTGTGGGCATTACGGATGTGGAGGAGTAAAAGCAGCCATGAGCAATGATTCTTATGGTTTGTTGGATAATTGGATTGTACACATTAAAAATGTATACCAAATACACCAACAAGAGCTTGAAGCCATCGAAGACTTGGTAGAACGGGAACATCGCTTTATTGAACTGAATGTAAAAGAGCAAGTCAATAATGTATCAAAGCTCTCTTTTATACAAGAGGAGTGGAAACAAGGGGAGTTTCCTTACATTCATGGCTGGGTGTTTAATATAGAAAATGGCAAGCTTCAAAACTTAAACCATACTGTAAACACAACCGACCATTTAGATCCGGTCTTTAAATATAAATAG